One Syntrophaceae bacterium DNA window includes the following coding sequences:
- a CDS encoding P-loop NTPase, with amino-acid sequence MILAIASGKGGTGKTTVAVNAARVLGSEVLLLDCDVEEPNAHLFLPGRVNAADTVSIPVPQVDESLCDGCGDCGSFCEYHAIVSFGTLPLVFPEMCHGCGGCTMVCPPKAIREVDRRIGVIEAIRTGNITLIQGRLDVGVAMAPPLIRAVKARLRDGTPAILDAPPGTSCPVIATLRDVDFVVLVTEPTPFGLHDLKLAVETVRELGIPFGVVINRVGVGDDRVHAYCREEGIPVLLEIPDDRRIAEAYSRGELIVEALPEYGNLFHGLVEKIMQGKMNKRG; translated from the coding sequence ATGATTCTGGCCATTGCATCCGGGAAAGGCGGCACCGGCAAGACGACGGTGGCGGTGAATGCGGCCAGAGTCCTCGGCTCCGAGGTGCTGCTTCTGGATTGTGACGTGGAGGAGCCGAACGCCCATCTGTTCCTGCCTGGTCGTGTCAACGCGGCGGATACCGTCAGCATCCCGGTACCGCAGGTGGACGAATCCCTCTGCGACGGCTGCGGCGATTGCGGATCCTTCTGCGAGTACCATGCCATCGTTTCCTTCGGGACCCTTCCCCTCGTCTTTCCCGAGATGTGCCACGGCTGCGGAGGATGCACGATGGTGTGTCCTCCGAAGGCGATCCGGGAAGTCGACCGGCGCATCGGGGTGATCGAGGCGATCCGAACGGGGAACATCACCCTGATCCAGGGGCGCCTCGATGTCGGTGTGGCCATGGCGCCCCCCCTCATCCGGGCGGTGAAGGCCCGCCTCCGGGACGGCACCCCCGCGATCCTGGACGCGCCCCCCGGGACGTCGTGCCCCGTGATCGCCACGCTCCGGGACGTCGACTTCGTCGTTCTGGTCACGGAGCCGACGCCCTTCGGCCTCCACGACTTGAAGCTTGCCGTGGAGACGGTGCGGGAACTCGGGATCCCCTTCGGGGTCGTGATCAACCGGGTCGGAGTCGGCGATGACCGGGTCCATGCCTACTGCCGGGAGGAAGGCATCCCGGTTCTCCTGGAAATCCCGGACGACCGACGCATCGCCGAGGCGTATTCCCGGGGAGAACTCATCGTGGAGGCGCTTCCGGAATACGGAAATCTTTTCCACGGGCTTGTTGAGAAAATCATGCAAGGGAAAATGAACAAGAGGGGTTGA
- a CDS encoding dinitrogenase iron-molybdenum cofactor biosynthesis protein, with protein MKIAFSTSGENLSAPLDARFGRAPRFLIYDLETKTFTVIDNRKTMDSAQGAGIQSAETVARSGAKAVVTGNCGPKAFRVLSSAGIRIFNTGAPTIQEALELYRAGGLTEADAANVEGHWS; from the coding sequence GTGAAGATTGCATTTTCAACGTCGGGAGAAAATCTCAGCGCGCCGCTGGACGCCCGTTTTGGTCGGGCCCCGAGGTTCCTCATTTATGACCTGGAAACGAAAACCTTCACGGTGATCGATAACCGGAAGACCATGGATTCGGCTCAGGGAGCGGGCATCCAGTCGGCGGAAACCGTGGCGCGTTCGGGCGCGAAAGCCGTTGTGACCGGAAACTGCGGGCCCAAGGCCTTTCGCGTGCTTTCCTCCGCCGGGATCCGGATTTTCAACACCGGCGCCCCGACGATTCAGGAGGCCCTGGAGCTCTACCGTGCGGGAGGCCTGACCGAAGCGGATGCCGCCAACGTCGAGGGACACTGGTCGTGA
- a CDS encoding DUF5320 domain-containing protein gives MPRGDGTGPRGLGAMSGRAAGFCAGFGVPGFTSAMPGRGGGFGMGLGRGRGFGGGRGWRNRFFGWMRFGAYAAPYGQPASYPNPDPETERRTLRTQADVLESELNLIRKRLNEMETGTEA, from the coding sequence ATGCCAAGAGGAGATGGAACGGGACCCAGGGGACTGGGTGCGATGAGCGGTCGCGCTGCCGGCTTCTGCGCGGGCTTCGGCGTTCCGGGGTTCACGAGCGCGATGCCCGGAAGGGGCGGCGGGTTTGGGATGGGCCTCGGTCGCGGACGGGGTTTCGGCGGTGGACGAGGTTGGAGAAACAGGTTTTTCGGATGGATGCGGTTTGGTGCCTATGCGGCGCCTTACGGCCAGCCGGCTTCCTACCCGAATCCAGATCCGGAAACGGAAAGGCGGACTCTCCGGACTCAGGCGGATGTCCTGGAATCGGAACTCAATCTGATTCGAAAGCGTCTCAACGAGATGGAGACCGGGACGGAGGCCTGA
- a CDS encoding sigma 54-interacting transcriptional regulator, with protein sequence MGRRKTSGQATITTPTEAILESISDGVFTVDMEWRISSFNRAAEEITGVPRREAVGRPCSEVFRSSMCGAGCALQKTLKTGRPVIGKSGYIIDAAGNRIPISVSTAVLKEADGRVIGGAETFRDLSEVEALRQELAGRVRVGDLVSRSPLMQRVFEVLPAIAASPSTVLVLGDTGTGKELIARTIHDLSPRREGPFIAVNCGALPDTLLESELFGYKAGAFTGAGKDKPGRFALARGGSIFLDEIGEISPALQIRLLRVLQERTYEPLGGTRTEKADARVIVATNRDLAERMRAGAFREDLYYRVNVVRVELPPLRRRKEDIPLLAEQFVQRFNRLQGKSIPGITAEAVALLMAHDWPGNVRELENVIERAFILCREGSICIAHLPDELTSRAIATDADADVRSAHDLLDIQSIKAALERNGYNRLAAARELGIHKTTLFRKLKRLGISLPKQDGRSSGTGIEKH encoded by the coding sequence ATGGGCCGTCGGAAAACCAGTGGACAGGCAACGATCACGACGCCCACCGAGGCCATCCTGGAGAGCATCTCCGACGGTGTCTTCACCGTGGACATGGAGTGGCGCATTTCCTCCTTCAACCGCGCCGCCGAGGAGATCACCGGAGTGCCCCGCCGGGAGGCAGTCGGCCGTCCCTGCTCGGAGGTGTTCCGGTCCAGCATGTGCGGTGCCGGCTGCGCCCTCCAGAAGACGCTGAAAACCGGCAGGCCCGTCATCGGAAAATCCGGGTACATCATCGACGCGGCGGGGAACCGTATCCCCATCAGCGTCTCCACGGCGGTGCTCAAGGAAGCCGACGGCCGCGTGATCGGGGGCGCCGAGACCTTCCGGGACCTCTCCGAGGTGGAGGCCCTGCGCCAGGAACTGGCGGGCCGGGTGCGGGTGGGCGACCTCGTGAGCCGGAGCCCCCTGATGCAGAGGGTCTTCGAGGTCCTGCCGGCCATCGCGGCCAGCCCGAGTACGGTCCTTGTGCTTGGGGATACGGGAACGGGCAAGGAACTGATCGCGCGGACCATCCACGATCTGAGTCCCCGGCGCGAAGGGCCCTTCATTGCCGTGAACTGCGGTGCTCTGCCGGACACGCTTCTCGAGTCCGAACTCTTCGGTTACAAGGCCGGCGCCTTCACGGGAGCGGGCAAGGACAAGCCCGGCCGTTTCGCACTGGCGAGGGGCGGAAGCATCTTTCTCGACGAGATCGGGGAGATCAGCCCGGCCCTGCAGATCCGCCTCCTCCGGGTCCTGCAGGAGCGGACCTATGAACCGTTGGGGGGGACGCGCACCGAGAAGGCGGACGCGCGGGTGATTGTCGCCACCAACCGGGACCTTGCGGAGCGGATGCGTGCGGGCGCCTTCCGGGAGGACCTCTACTACCGCGTAAACGTGGTGCGGGTCGAATTGCCGCCTCTCCGCCGGCGCAAGGAAGACATCCCGCTTCTGGCGGAGCAGTTCGTCCAGCGGTTCAACCGGCTGCAGGGCAAGTCCATCCCGGGAATCACCGCCGAGGCCGTCGCCCTGCTCATGGCCCACGACTGGCCGGGTAACGTGCGGGAGCTCGAAAACGTGATCGAGCGGGCCTTCATACTCTGCCGGGAGGGATCCATCTGCATCGCCCACCTCCCCGACGAATTGACGTCCCGCGCGATTGCGACGGACGCCGATGCGGATGTTCGTTCCGCCCATGATCTGCTCGACATTCAATCCATCAAAGCGGCACTGGAAAGGAACGGATACAATCGCCTGGCGGCGGCTCGGGAACTCGGCATCCACAAGACCACTCTTTTCCGGAAACTGAAAAGACTCGGGATTTCCCTTCCGAAACAGGACGGCCGCTCCAGCGGTACCGGAATAGAGAAGCATTGA